From the Lepidochelys kempii isolate rLepKem1 chromosome 2, rLepKem1.hap2, whole genome shotgun sequence genome, one window contains:
- the EN2 gene encoding homeobox protein engrailed-2: protein MEENDHGPREDSLEQQQRESSGGSSDAEPNRSRAMILPVVLQAPGNHQHPHRITNFFIDNILRPEFGRRKEGGTCSSGGGSGSSPEQLLLAGRENRRSPSTAPGSGGQLSGGGGGSAGEGEGGSKALALNGGAKKGGDSGALEGALKSRGLSGGDLSVSSDSDSSQASSNTSNQPMLWPAWVYCTRYSDRPSSGPRSRKPKKKNPNKEDKRPRTAFTAEQLQRLKAEFQTNRYLTEQRRQSLAQELSLNESQIKIWFQNKRAKIKKATGNKNTLAVHLMAQGLYNHSTTSKDGKSDSE, encoded by the exons ATGGAGGAGAATGACCACGGTCCTAGGGAAGATtcactggagcagcagcagcgggagtcCAGCGGCGGCAGCAGCGATGCGGAGCCCAACAGGAGCCGGGCGATGATCCTGCCCGTGGTTCTGCAGGCGCCTGGGAATCACCAGCACCCGCACCGGATCACGAACTTTTTCATAGACAACATCCTGAGGCCGGAGTTCGGgcggaggaaggaaggggggaccTGCAGCAGCGGAGGCGGCAGCGGCAGTAGCCCGGAGCAGCTGCTCTTAGCCGGCAGGGAGAACCGCCGGAGTCCCTCCACGGCGCCGGGGTCTGGGGGGCAACTCAGCGGCGGAGGGGGAGGCTCGGCGGGCGAAGGGGAAGGAGGCTCCAAAGCCCTTGCTCTCAATGGGGGAGCCAAGAAAGGAGGCGACTCCGGGGCCCTGGAAGGAGCCTTGAAATCGCGGGGGCTCAGCGGCGGCGATCTGTCTGTGAGCTCGGACTCTGATAGCTCCCAAGCCAGCTCCAACACCAGTAACCAGCCCATGCTCTGGCCAGCCTGGGTTTACTGTACTAGGTACTCGGACAGGCCTTCTTCAG GCCCCCGGTCTCGTAAACCAAAGAAGAAGAACCCCAACAAAGAAGACAAGCGTCCCAGGACAGCCTTCACTGCGGAGCAGCTGCAGAGACTGAAAGCGGAGTTTCAGACGAACAGATACTTGACGGAGCAGAGGCGGCAGAGCCTGGCTCAGGAACTCAGCCTCAACGAGTCTCAGATCAAAATCTGGTTTCAGAACAAACGAGCCAAAATCAAGAAAGCCACTGGCAACAAGAACACCCTGGCGGTGCATCTCATGGCACAAGGACTGTACAACCACTCCACCACATCAAAAGACGGCAAGTCAGACAGTGAATAG